In Rhizobium sp. ARZ01, a genomic segment contains:
- a CDS encoding redoxin family protein codes for MAEHAMERPLQPGDRAPNVVLDAINHGGKVAIDDFRGQTPVLVGLYRGLQCPFCRRHIAASALLSSALREKGIDSLTVVNTPIERARLYFRYHPMPGIITASDPENIAHRAFGLPNLQFTENDDDWPYKVSMPTVMAMRIDMPGELPEPMGCLDAAAFLNNKDGYEMTPADQQTDEKYGGQLVGEFLLDRDGIVRWSFTEAEGGGSNMFAIPKADEVMSVASRLAH; via the coding sequence ATGGCAGAGCATGCAATGGAACGACCGCTGCAACCGGGAGATCGCGCCCCGAACGTCGTGCTCGATGCGATCAACCACGGCGGCAAGGTGGCAATCGACGACTTTCGCGGCCAAACGCCCGTCCTGGTCGGCCTCTATCGAGGGCTGCAATGCCCCTTCTGTCGCCGCCATATCGCAGCGTCTGCCCTGCTTTCCTCGGCGTTGCGCGAAAAGGGCATCGACAGCCTCACGGTCGTCAACACTCCGATCGAGCGGGCACGCCTCTATTTCCGATATCACCCCATGCCAGGGATCATCACCGCCTCGGATCCGGAGAACATCGCGCACCGGGCGTTTGGCTTGCCGAATCTCCAGTTCACCGAGAACGACGACGACTGGCCATACAAGGTCTCCATGCCGACGGTGATGGCGATGCGCATCGACATGCCCGGGGAATTGCCCGAACCGATGGGCTGCCTGGACGCCGCGGCCTTCCTGAACAACAAGGACGGCTACGAGATGACGCCGGCCGACCAGCAGACGGATGAAAAATATGGCGGCCAACTTGTCGGCGAATTTCTGCTCGACCGCGACGGTATCGTGCGCTGGTCGTTCACCGAGGCCGAGGGCGGCGGCAGCAACATGTTTGCGATCCCCAAGGCGGATGAGGTGATGTCGGTCGCCTCTCGGCTTGCCCATTGA
- a CDS encoding LysR family transcriptional regulator has product MQIVLIETFLDLMETRNFNRTAERLNITQSTVTHRINALEALFARKLFARNKGGTQPTAAGLRFVDHAKALQHQWHEATRAVETAGAYERSMRIGLQHDLAAHYAGDWLAAVRKELPATSIYLEVDYSNQMNRDLGAGDLDLAILFTPHYLPDLHYEHIGEVHYEMVSNRAKRIEDVRPEDYIQAVYSPAFDRLHRQAYQHLSTAPIASGETTAIIALMTKLGGSAFVMEPDARRLLRTGAVNRVSGTDPISQSVYAAVNVRTRHAHQHRRIIGLMQMLLNG; this is encoded by the coding sequence ATGCAAATTGTCCTGATTGAGACATTCCTGGATCTCATGGAAACCCGTAACTTCAACCGTACGGCGGAGCGGCTGAACATCACGCAATCGACGGTCACCCACCGCATCAACGCGCTGGAGGCGCTGTTCGCGCGAAAGCTGTTCGCGCGCAACAAAGGCGGCACGCAGCCGACGGCCGCCGGCCTGCGCTTCGTCGACCATGCAAAGGCCCTGCAACATCAATGGCATGAGGCGACGCGAGCCGTAGAGACGGCCGGCGCCTACGAGCGTTCCATGCGCATCGGCCTGCAGCACGACCTTGCCGCCCACTATGCCGGCGACTGGCTGGCGGCGGTGCGTAAGGAACTGCCGGCCACCTCGATCTATCTGGAGGTCGACTACTCCAACCAGATGAACCGCGACCTCGGTGCCGGCGACCTCGACCTCGCCATCCTCTTTACGCCGCATTACCTGCCGGACCTCCACTACGAGCACATCGGCGAGGTGCATTACGAGATGGTGAGCAACAGGGCGAAGCGGATCGAGGACGTCCGGCCGGAGGACTATATCCAGGCCGTCTATTCCCCCGCGTTCGACCGTTTGCACCGGCAGGCATACCAGCACCTTTCCACAGCGCCGATCGCCAGCGGCGAAACGACCGCAATTATCGCCCTCATGACCAAGCTCGGCGGTTCCGCATTTGTGATGGAGCCGGACGCGCGGCGACTGTTGCGCACCGGTGCGGTCAACCGTGTATCGGGGACAGATCCAATCTCCCAATCAGTCTATGCCGCAGTCAACGTACGCACCCGCCATGCCCATCAGCACCGGCGCATCATCGGACTGATGCAGATGCTTCTGAACGGCTGA
- a CDS encoding adenylate/guanylate cyclase domain-containing protein has protein sequence MNCTACGFEVESGFAFCPKCGTPQPRACGSCGYFCPPDFAFCPKCGAGLTGSAGSTTRKQIPTDQGSGRPQPASVAFTKLSPEPRPEAEADRRIVTVLFADLCGYTTLGERIDPEMLLALQNEIFEELSATVATHGGYVDKFIGDALLALFGAPVAHEKDPERALCAALDMQQRMARIEEHWRASLGQPLTIHIGVNTGPVVTGTVGAGGSKSYSVTGDTVNTAQRLQAMAGSGEILVGALTRRLTQHAFSFASLGTMPLRGKAGETPVYRLEAPVAAPPTARGLDAFGIEIPMIGRDGEMASLLRCLDAIREGATQLVRVVGDAGIGKTRLVEAFLDRVRADPDLAGITIRETACSSLGEPSYGTLAAMLRCAYQIDSMDSLERSRSLLRSGLTNLGLTEDTIERLEPFFVFVLGFGDPDSALKHLEPDQLRRQIFHAVRTLFDRRMEQSPLLLVIEDLHWADGVSLEALRFIMDRMERRRLMLLVTHRPGFETEMLSSARASQTTLRLDLLSDGDAEAILSRTFGPNVLPAGLQDTIIARAEGNPFFLEEILRTLIETGALRHEGDHWEASSGAADAETPLGIQAMMLARIDRLPQDARRLAQVASVIGHRFDSTLLKALPLGVVDIDDSLLRLCEADIIEELADMRTQAPRYAFRQKLLHEVVYDNLLLRRRTELHGAVGEALEHRYGNTPEHLEQLIELGHHFAASSDKARGARYLTTAGDLARKAYANEDALRLYARALSAAEAAGGDAWRAPSERYADLGYLTGHVEEARNRYDGLYGAYRDADDISGAARILRKLGQLAFDSGDRDRATACFTQAAALLEGIDAPIELAHLMQRQGHLAFRTGDWETAVRWAERALECANHLPTGTDAAGKAQIALAVARAFNTKGVALARLHRTGEAVQMVERSVEVALAANHLNTACRGYTNLGVLYTTIDPALAIDVCKRGYEMAKRIGDLGQQARLLTNLAVAYCTFTDRCMQEGLPAVEEAITIDRALGQRDHLPVPLLVLGQIRQCHGASKAARENYLEALELVRDSAEAQLLFPCYDGLATLCLDLNELDEAERYFELAQGVCAKHGLDPEALIVLPFLD, from the coding sequence ATGAACTGCACCGCCTGCGGTTTCGAGGTTGAGAGCGGCTTCGCCTTCTGTCCGAAGTGCGGAACGCCGCAGCCGAGAGCTTGTGGCTCATGCGGCTATTTCTGCCCGCCCGACTTCGCCTTCTGCCCAAAATGCGGAGCCGGCCTGACAGGATCCGCCGGTTCAACGACACGAAAACAAATCCCGACAGACCAGGGCTCTGGTCGTCCGCAGCCGGCTTCGGTCGCGTTCACCAAGCTATCGCCTGAACCTCGTCCCGAAGCGGAAGCAGACCGGCGCATCGTCACCGTACTTTTCGCCGATCTCTGCGGCTACACGACGCTCGGCGAGCGCATCGACCCAGAGATGCTGCTGGCACTGCAAAACGAGATCTTCGAGGAGCTCAGCGCGACCGTTGCCACCCATGGAGGCTACGTCGACAAGTTCATCGGCGACGCGCTGCTGGCGCTTTTCGGAGCACCTGTGGCCCACGAGAAGGATCCCGAGCGCGCCCTTTGCGCGGCCCTCGACATGCAACAGCGAATGGCAAGGATCGAAGAGCACTGGCGAGCCAGCCTAGGCCAACCGCTGACCATCCACATCGGTGTGAATACCGGCCCTGTCGTCACGGGCACGGTCGGCGCAGGCGGCAGTAAATCCTACTCCGTTACCGGGGATACGGTGAACACCGCACAGCGTCTGCAAGCAATGGCGGGGTCCGGTGAGATACTGGTTGGAGCCCTCACCCGCCGGCTGACACAGCACGCCTTCTCCTTTGCGTCCCTAGGCACTATGCCGCTCCGCGGCAAAGCCGGGGAAACGCCGGTATACAGGCTCGAGGCACCGGTCGCCGCGCCGCCAACGGCGCGTGGGCTCGACGCCTTTGGAATCGAGATACCGATGATCGGCCGCGACGGCGAAATGGCGAGCCTGTTGCGGTGCCTCGATGCCATTCGTGAGGGCGCCACCCAGCTGGTCCGTGTCGTGGGTGATGCCGGGATCGGAAAGACACGCCTCGTCGAAGCATTCCTCGACCGCGTTCGGGCGGATCCGGACCTCGCCGGCATCACGATCCGTGAGACGGCCTGCTCCTCGCTGGGAGAGCCGTCCTACGGCACGCTTGCAGCCATGTTGCGGTGTGCCTACCAGATCGACAGCATGGACAGTCTGGAGCGTTCCCGCTCCCTGTTGCGCTCGGGGCTGACAAATCTGGGCTTGACTGAGGACACAATCGAACGGCTGGAACCCTTCTTCGTGTTCGTCCTCGGTTTCGGCGATCCAGACAGCGCACTCAAACATTTGGAACCGGACCAGCTGCGCCGCCAGATCTTTCACGCGGTTCGTACCCTGTTCGATCGCCGCATGGAACAGTCGCCCCTGCTTCTAGTGATCGAAGATCTTCATTGGGCCGATGGCGTCTCCCTCGAAGCACTCCGCTTCATCATGGACCGGATGGAACGCCGCCGGCTAATGCTGCTTGTCACCCACAGGCCAGGCTTCGAGACGGAAATGCTGAGTTCCGCGCGCGCCAGCCAGACGACGCTACGCCTGGATCTGCTGTCGGATGGGGACGCAGAGGCGATACTATCCCGCACGTTCGGTCCAAACGTGCTCCCCGCCGGCCTTCAGGACACCATTATTGCGCGCGCCGAAGGCAACCCATTTTTCCTGGAGGAGATCCTGCGCACATTGATCGAGACCGGTGCGCTTCGACATGAGGGAGATCACTGGGAGGCGTCCTCGGGTGCCGCGGACGCTGAAACGCCCCTCGGCATCCAGGCCATGATGCTCGCGCGCATCGATCGACTGCCGCAGGATGCGCGGCGACTCGCCCAGGTTGCATCCGTCATTGGCCATCGCTTTGACAGTACCCTGTTGAAAGCCCTGCCGTTGGGTGTCGTGGACATCGATGACAGTCTTTTGCGCCTCTGCGAGGCTGACATCATCGAGGAACTGGCGGACATGCGCACGCAAGCGCCGCGATACGCCTTTCGCCAAAAACTTCTTCACGAAGTCGTCTACGACAATCTGCTGTTGCGCCGCCGCACGGAACTGCACGGTGCGGTCGGCGAAGCACTCGAACACCGATACGGAAACACGCCGGAGCATCTCGAACAGTTGATCGAACTCGGTCACCATTTCGCTGCTTCGTCCGACAAGGCCAGAGGCGCCCGATACCTGACAACGGCAGGAGATCTGGCGCGCAAGGCCTACGCCAATGAGGACGCGTTGCGCCTCTACGCCCGCGCGCTTTCCGCCGCCGAAGCAGCGGGTGGCGATGCCTGGCGTGCTCCCAGCGAGAGATACGCGGATCTGGGTTACCTGACAGGGCACGTTGAAGAAGCACGCAACCGTTATGACGGTCTCTATGGGGCCTACAGGGATGCGGATGACATCTCCGGCGCTGCGCGCATCCTGCGAAAGCTGGGTCAGCTTGCCTTCGATTCCGGGGATCGGGACAGGGCGACGGCCTGCTTCACCCAAGCTGCCGCGCTGCTGGAAGGCATCGATGCGCCGATCGAACTCGCCCACCTGATGCAGCGGCAGGGTCATCTGGCCTTCCGCACCGGCGACTGGGAGACGGCGGTGCGGTGGGCCGAGCGTGCGCTGGAATGCGCAAACCATCTTCCGACAGGGACAGATGCCGCAGGCAAGGCGCAGATCGCCCTCGCCGTCGCCCGGGCATTCAACACCAAGGGCGTGGCGCTGGCACGGCTGCATCGGACCGGCGAAGCCGTCCAGATGGTGGAACGCAGCGTGGAGGTCGCGCTTGCGGCAAATCACCTGAACACCGCCTGTCGCGGCTACACCAATCTGGGTGTGCTTTACACGACGATCGACCCGGCTCTTGCAATCGATGTCTGCAAGCGGGGCTACGAGATGGCAAAGCGGATCGGCGATCTCGGGCAACAGGCCCGCCTGCTGACAAATCTCGCCGTTGCCTACTGCACCTTCACCGACAGGTGCATGCAGGAAGGGCTGCCGGCGGTGGAGGAAGCAATTACAATCGACCGGGCGCTCGGCCAGCGCGACCACCTGCCGGTCCCTCTGCTTGTGCTCGGACAGATCCGGCAATGCCATGGCGCGTCGAAGGCGGCGCGCGAAAATTACCTCGAAGCGCTCGAGCTCGTTCGCGACAGCGCGGAGGCACAATTGCTCTTTCCGTGCTATGATGGCCTAGCAACGCTGTGCCTCGACCTGAATGAACTGGACGAGGCAGAGCGATACTTCGAACTGGCGCAGGGGGTCTGCGCCAAACACGGTCTCGACCCCGAAGCGCTCATAGTCCTGCCGTTTCTCGACTAG